A section of the Rhizobium sp. SSA_523 genome encodes:
- a CDS encoding ABC transporter permease, protein MTAIVDIIASAGLWAAVLRIATPLILGTLGALLCERSGVLNLGIEGIMTFGAMIGWLAVYNGADLWTGFAVAALAGALLGLLHAGLTVTLGLSQHVSGLGVTLFAASFSYYVFRLAVPVAGTPPTITPFQPIALAGLSDLPFVGPAFFSQTPPTYVAIVLALGLAYVIFRTPLGLAIRITGENPHAAEAQGINPMIVRYGAVMAGSALMGMAGAFLTLSAFNSFFPTMVQGRGWICIALVVFASWRPGRALLGALLFAFFDGFQLRLQTALGGAVPYQLFLMIPYVLSIAALAVMARRARVPQALMQPYRRGER, encoded by the coding sequence ATGACCGCGATCGTCGATATCATCGCCTCTGCCGGGCTTTGGGCTGCGGTGCTGCGCATTGCCACGCCCCTCATTCTCGGTACGCTCGGCGCGCTGCTGTGCGAACGCTCGGGCGTCCTCAATCTGGGCATCGAAGGCATCATGACCTTCGGGGCGATGATCGGCTGGCTGGCGGTCTATAACGGTGCCGACCTGTGGACGGGGTTCGCGGTGGCCGCCCTGGCCGGCGCCCTGCTCGGCCTCCTGCATGCGGGGCTGACGGTAACGCTCGGCCTGTCGCAGCATGTTTCGGGCCTCGGCGTGACGCTGTTTGCCGCAAGCTTCAGCTATTACGTCTTCCGCCTTGCCGTTCCGGTTGCCGGCACGCCGCCCACCATCACGCCCTTCCAGCCAATCGCCCTTGCGGGCCTCAGCGACCTCCCCTTTGTCGGACCGGCCTTCTTCTCGCAGACGCCGCCCACCTATGTGGCGATCGTTCTGGCGCTCGGTCTTGCCTATGTGATCTTCCGCACGCCGCTCGGTCTTGCAATCCGCATCACCGGCGAAAATCCCCACGCGGCAGAGGCGCAGGGCATCAATCCGATGATCGTGCGCTATGGCGCAGTGATGGCCGGCAGCGCGCTGATGGGCATGGCCGGCGCCTTTCTGACGCTCTCGGCCTTCAACAGCTTCTTTCCGACCATGGTGCAGGGGCGCGGCTGGATCTGCATCGCGCTCGTCGTCTTCGCATCCTGGCGGCCGGGCCGGGCCCTGCTGGGGGCGCTGCTGTTCGCCTTCTTCGACGGCTTCCAGTTGCGCCTGCAGACGGCGCTGGGCGGCGCCGTGCCCTATCAGCTGTTCCTGATGATCCCTTATGTCCTGTCGATCGCTGCTCTCGCCGTCATGGCGCGTCGCGCGCGCGTTCCGCAGGCCCTCATGCAACCCTATCGGCGCGGCGAGCGCTGA
- a CDS encoding DUF2783 domain-containing protein, which yields MKLIAQAVSYSSVVGGGILLMTEKGHVAFQIALIGSTAGISKEQSKAMAARLVELINQHGLEVPER from the coding sequence ATGAAGCTCATCGCACAAGCGGTCTCCTACTCCAGCGTCGTCGGCGGTGGGATCCTGTTGATGACCGAGAAAGGTCATGTGGCGTTCCAGATCGCACTAATTGGGAGCACCGCCGGCATCAGCAAAGAGCAGTCCAAAGCAATGGCCGCTCGCTTGGTCGAACTCATCAACCAGCACGGTCTTGAGGTTCCTGAACGATGA
- a CDS encoding RecT family recombinase, translated as MSNQITVDAVSVLDELRVDLAPMLQESGQSFDRLRTVFMTAVQQNPEILKCSELSIKREIRKCAADGLVPDNKEAAMIPYKGELQYQPMVLGIIKRVKELGGVFSIACNLVFEKDEFILNEADPDSLIHKSDPFSKDRGKVVGGYSIFRDGDKKVMHLETMSMDDFDRVRKASKAPDSPAWKNWTNEMYRKAVLRRGAKYIAINNDKIRALLERQDDMFDFTQPRTVERVNPFTGEVIESTAAPAIEHKPQMSMDSQTGGRGDKEPAQGRQTQSKPADDQRGQRTSDRQPQGASGGKTQDSNKADKPAGPPTAPPDVSVKKDDHAKTVEAVQKILAIALTPDIDPPSMKGILINTAEVWKEQTPDYLHPLLRSCIDMTDWSIRRIRDGEPWSAEHATFVHKVKTLLDVEKLSIGKYP; from the coding sequence TTCATGACCGCCGTTCAGCAGAACCCAGAAATTCTGAAGTGCTCCGAGCTCTCTATCAAGCGCGAGATCCGGAAGTGCGCGGCGGACGGCCTTGTGCCTGACAACAAAGAAGCTGCCATGATCCCCTACAAGGGGGAGCTGCAGTATCAACCGATGGTTCTCGGGATCATCAAACGCGTCAAGGAACTCGGCGGCGTCTTCTCAATCGCCTGTAATCTCGTCTTCGAGAAAGACGAGTTCATCCTCAACGAAGCCGACCCAGACTCACTTATCCACAAATCTGATCCGTTCTCGAAAGACCGCGGCAAGGTCGTTGGCGGCTACTCGATTTTCCGAGACGGCGACAAGAAGGTGATGCACCTCGAGACGATGTCGATGGATGACTTCGACCGGGTTCGGAAGGCATCGAAGGCGCCGGATTCGCCAGCCTGGAAGAACTGGACGAATGAGATGTATCGGAAGGCTGTGCTTCGACGAGGCGCCAAATACATCGCGATCAACAACGACAAGATCCGGGCACTCCTTGAGCGCCAGGACGATATGTTCGACTTTACCCAGCCTCGCACCGTCGAGCGCGTCAACCCGTTCACCGGCGAAGTGATCGAGTCCACGGCCGCCCCAGCTATTGAGCACAAGCCTCAGATGTCGATGGACAGCCAGACTGGCGGGCGGGGCGACAAAGAGCCCGCACAGGGTCGCCAGACGCAATCGAAGCCCGCGGACGACCAGAGGGGCCAGCGCACCTCGGATCGTCAACCGCAGGGCGCCAGCGGCGGAAAGACGCAAGACAGCAACAAGGCGGACAAGCCAGCCGGCCCGCCGACCGCACCGCCTGACGTCAGCGTGAAAAAGGATGACCATGCAAAGACGGTCGAAGCCGTCCAGAAAATCCTGGCGATCGCGCTCACACCTGACATCGATCCTCCTTCGATGAAGGGCATCCTCATCAACACGGCCGAGGTCTGGAAAGAGCAGACGCCCGACTATCTGCACCCACTCCTCAGATCCTGCATCGATATGACGGACTGGTCCATTCGCCGCATTCGCGATGGTGAACCCTGGTCGGCCGAGCACGCGACATTCGTCCACAAGGTGAAAACGCTTCTGGATGTCGAGAAGTTGAGCATCGGCAAATATCCCTGA
- a CDS encoding exonuclease domain-containing protein, producing MKIRVIDMETTGQAEDKLKGHGVGIVEIGWSDVDDTGRVSRPMALLVNPGMTVPPEARAVHHISDEMLIGAPPPDRVLRMLMEGMEAGDFFCAHNAAFERAFFAGGPFPWICTMKCAKHLWEDAPGYSNQTLRYWLGLDQEFAWPELAFPPHRAGPDAYVTAHIANRMQLMKSPARLVELTNTPVLLKTVQSGKYAGELWSNMDEGYLSFILDPTKGPFKEEVLYTARYWLNKSRGLAGTSFA from the coding sequence ATGAAGATCCGCGTCATCGACATGGAAACCACCGGTCAGGCTGAAGACAAGCTCAAAGGTCACGGCGTCGGGATCGTTGAAATCGGCTGGTCGGACGTTGACGACACTGGCCGCGTCTCGCGCCCCATGGCCCTGCTTGTAAACCCCGGCATGACTGTTCCGCCGGAAGCCCGGGCCGTCCACCACATCAGCGATGAGATGCTCATTGGCGCCCCGCCACCGGACCGCGTTCTTCGAATGCTGATGGAGGGGATGGAAGCGGGTGACTTCTTCTGCGCCCACAACGCCGCATTCGAGCGCGCCTTCTTCGCCGGCGGTCCCTTTCCTTGGATCTGCACCATGAAGTGCGCGAAGCACCTATGGGAGGATGCGCCAGGCTACTCGAACCAGACGCTGCGGTATTGGCTGGGCCTCGACCAGGAGTTCGCATGGCCGGAGCTCGCCTTTCCTCCGCATCGAGCCGGACCCGATGCCTACGTGACCGCGCATATCGCCAACCGGATGCAGCTCATGAAGAGCCCGGCGCGACTGGTTGAGCTGACCAACACTCCGGTGCTCCTGAAGACGGTGCAGTCCGGGAAGTATGCCGGCGAGCTGTGGTCCAATATGGACGAGGGTTACCTCAGCTTCATTCTCGATCCCACCAAAGGGCCGTTCAAGGAAGAGGTTCTCTACACCGCTCGCTATTGGCTCAATAAGTCGCGCGGCCTGGCCGGCACTTCGTTTGCGTGA
- a CDS encoding amidohydrolase family protein: MFDLIIRNANLPDGRQGFDIGLADGKIKAIETSIEATAGEEIDATGRLVSPPFCDPHFHMDATLSLGMPRMNVSGTLLEGIALWGELRPLLTKEALVERALRYCDLAVSQGLLFIRSHVDTSDPRLVTAEALIEVRERVAPYITLQLVAFPQDGYYRAAEGEKALNRALDMGLDIVGGIPHFERTMDEGRRSLEALCRIAAERGLPVDIHCDETDDPMSRHIETLAAETVRHGLQGRVAGSHLTSMHSMDNYYVSKLIPLMAEAEINVIPNPLINIMLQGRHDTYPKRRGMTRVRELMAAGLNLSFGQDCTMDPWYSMGSADMLEVGHMAIHVAQMGGIEDKKQIFNALTVNSAKTMGLEGYGLEIGCNADLIVLQAADVIEALRLKPTRLAVIKAGKVIARSAPRIGELFLDGRPASIDPGRDYVPRRSV; encoded by the coding sequence ATGTTTGACCTCATCATCCGCAATGCCAACCTGCCGGACGGCCGCCAGGGCTTCGATATCGGTCTGGCCGACGGCAAGATCAAGGCGATCGAGACATCGATCGAAGCCACTGCCGGCGAGGAGATCGATGCGACCGGCCGGCTGGTCAGCCCGCCCTTTTGCGACCCGCATTTCCATATGGACGCGACATTGTCGCTCGGCATGCCGCGGATGAACGTCTCCGGCACGCTGCTGGAGGGCATTGCGCTCTGGGGCGAATTGCGGCCGCTGCTGACGAAGGAGGCGCTGGTCGAGCGCGCGCTGCGCTATTGCGATCTTGCCGTCTCCCAGGGCCTTCTCTTCATCCGCAGCCATGTCGATACGTCCGATCCGCGGCTCGTCACCGCGGAAGCGCTGATCGAGGTGCGCGAGCGCGTTGCCCCCTATATCACCCTGCAGCTCGTCGCCTTTCCGCAGGACGGCTATTACCGGGCCGCCGAGGGTGAGAAGGCGCTCAACCGGGCGCTCGACATGGGGCTCGACATTGTCGGCGGCATTCCGCATTTCGAGCGGACCATGGATGAGGGCCGTCGCTCGCTTGAAGCACTCTGCCGCATTGCCGCCGAGCGCGGCCTGCCGGTCGACATCCATTGCGACGAGACCGACGATCCCATGTCGCGCCATATCGAGACGCTGGCGGCCGAGACGGTGCGCCACGGGCTGCAGGGCCGGGTGGCGGGCTCGCACCTTACCTCCATGCATTCGATGGACAATTATTACGTCTCGAAACTCATCCCGCTGATGGCGGAAGCCGAAATCAACGTCATCCCCAATCCGTTGATCAACATCATGCTGCAGGGCCGCCATGACACCTATCCGAAGCGGCGCGGGATGACGCGGGTGCGCGAACTGATGGCGGCCGGCCTCAACCTCTCCTTCGGCCAGGATTGCACCATGGACCCCTGGTATTCGATGGGCTCCGCCGACATGCTGGAAGTCGGCCATATGGCGATCCATGTGGCGCAGATGGGGGGCATCGAGGACAAGAAGCAGATCTTCAACGCGCTGACGGTCAATTCGGCAAAGACCATGGGCCTTGAAGGCTACGGCCTGGAGATCGGCTGCAATGCCGATCTCATCGTGCTCCAGGCCGCCGACGTGATCGAGGCGCTGCGGCTGAAGCCGACCCGCCTGGCCGTCATCAAGGCCGGTAAGGTCATCGCGCGCTCCGCCCCGCGCATTGGCGAACTCTTCCTCGACGGACGACCCGCATCGATCGATCCCGGCCGCGATTACGTGCCGCGCAGATCTGTCTAA
- a CDS encoding ABC transporter permease, whose translation MRFERREHRPVALVIATPLMAVAAALAIAGILIAIAGAPVLEAYWRILTGAFGSRLSATETLTRATPLILTGLAAAVAFRARLWNIGGEGQLYLGAITVAWASSHLTGSWPSALQIPALLVLGALAGMVLLLVPLWLRLRFSVDEVVTTLLLNFVAVLFVSMLIDTVLKDPTAFGWPQSQSVADAAMLPKLLARSRLNLGLVIAALLALLLAFVQSRTVFGMQARAAGLNPPGAVFAGVPLGRTLVIVACVSGGLAGLAGAVEVMGVKGYVTTDLSPGYGYSGIVVAMLANLNPLGVVVASLFTATMFVGADGMSRAMGIPSYIADVIVALSLLTMLVAVFFTQYRIRR comes from the coding sequence ATGCGGTTTGAGCGGCGCGAACACAGGCCGGTGGCGCTGGTCATTGCCACGCCCCTCATGGCAGTGGCGGCGGCGCTTGCGATTGCCGGCATCCTGATCGCGATTGCCGGCGCGCCGGTGCTGGAGGCCTATTGGCGCATCCTGACCGGTGCCTTCGGCTCCAGGCTTTCGGCAACGGAAACCTTGACGCGCGCCACGCCGCTGATCCTGACCGGACTGGCCGCGGCCGTCGCCTTCCGCGCCCGGCTGTGGAATATCGGCGGGGAGGGGCAGCTTTATCTCGGGGCTATCACGGTGGCCTGGGCCAGTTCGCACCTCACCGGTTCCTGGCCGTCCGCCCTGCAGATTCCGGCGCTCCTGGTGCTCGGTGCGCTTGCCGGCATGGTGCTGCTTCTGGTCCCGCTCTGGCTTCGCCTGCGTTTCTCCGTCGATGAGGTGGTCACGACGCTGCTGCTGAACTTCGTTGCGGTGCTCTTCGTCTCCATGCTGATCGACACGGTTCTGAAGGATCCGACCGCGTTCGGTTGGCCGCAGTCGCAATCGGTGGCCGATGCGGCCATGTTGCCGAAGCTCCTGGCGCGCTCGCGCCTGAATCTCGGTCTCGTCATCGCTGCCCTGCTGGCGCTCCTGCTGGCCTTCGTCCAGTCGCGCACGGTCTTCGGCATGCAGGCGCGGGCGGCAGGTCTCAATCCGCCGGGCGCTGTCTTTGCCGGCGTGCCGCTCGGCCGCACGCTGGTGATCGTCGCCTGCGTTTCCGGCGGACTTGCCGGTCTTGCCGGCGCCGTGGAGGTGATGGGCGTCAAGGGCTATGTCACGACGGATCTGTCGCCCGGCTATGGCTATTCGGGCATTGTCGTCGCCATGCTGGCCAATCTCAACCCGCTCGGCGTGGTGGTGGCGAGCCTCTTTACCGCCACCATGTTCGTCGGAGCCGATGGCATGAGCCGGGCCATGGGCATTCCAAGCTACATTGCCGATGTCATCGTAGCCTTGTCCTTGCTGACCATGCTGGTCGCCGTCTTCTTCACCCAGTACAGGATCCGCCGATGA
- a CDS encoding pyocin activator PrtN family protein → MNTAFLLMAQYNGKAVIPVKDVCADYFTHLTVDIFLRKVGKGEIKIPVTRMEGSNKAAKGVHLQDLADYLDARRAEAEQELRQMTRA, encoded by the coding sequence ATGAACACAGCTTTCCTTCTTATGGCGCAGTACAACGGCAAGGCCGTCATTCCCGTCAAGGACGTCTGCGCTGACTATTTCACGCACCTGACCGTCGACATTTTCCTCCGGAAGGTCGGCAAAGGAGAAATCAAAATCCCCGTCACCAGGATGGAGGGAAGTAACAAGGCGGCGAAGGGTGTCCACCTCCAGGATCTCGCAGATTATCTGGACGCGAGACGGGCGGAAGCGGAACAGGAACTCCGGCAGATGACGCGGGCCTGA
- a CDS encoding ATP-dependent RecD-like DNA helicase, giving the protein MTTWSPQQEQALAKAGAWLRMRYQPVFRLFGFAGTGKTTLAIHLAQHASGKVAFAAFTGKAAMVMRSKGCIGAKTIHSLIYESETDPITGEVRTSLRHRESLSKFCLIVIDECSMVNEEIGNDLLSFGIPILVLGDPAQLPPVKGGGFFTEQQPDFMLTEVHRQAADSPIIWLATEIREGRYRRDLMNTNGLVITDRGNLDPVLVRDANIVLVGRNDTRMKFNRRLREHKVGADLAGNNPLPVVGEPLICLRNDKETKIFNGDILTVSKKRVGKKSIQMTMEDQAGDRSGIKVTVRKEFFHDDVAAGKLPYKEIRGTQQFTYGYAITCHKAQGSQWRDVCVFDESNVFGDDRARWLYTACTRAAEQLTLVI; this is encoded by the coding sequence ATGACCACCTGGTCCCCCCAACAGGAACAGGCGCTGGCGAAGGCCGGCGCATGGCTCCGGATGCGTTATCAGCCGGTGTTTCGGCTCTTCGGGTTCGCCGGCACCGGCAAGACCACCCTTGCGATCCACCTCGCTCAGCACGCCAGCGGCAAGGTAGCCTTCGCCGCCTTCACCGGCAAAGCGGCGATGGTCATGCGATCGAAGGGATGCATCGGCGCGAAGACCATTCACTCGCTGATATACGAGTCCGAGACGGATCCGATCACTGGTGAGGTCAGGACGTCGCTACGACATCGCGAGAGCCTCAGCAAGTTCTGCCTCATCGTCATCGACGAGTGCTCAATGGTGAACGAGGAAATCGGAAACGACTTGCTCTCATTCGGCATCCCCATTCTGGTCCTCGGTGATCCCGCTCAGCTGCCGCCGGTGAAAGGAGGCGGATTCTTCACAGAGCAGCAGCCGGACTTCATGCTGACGGAGGTTCACCGGCAGGCGGCCGACAGCCCGATCATCTGGCTCGCCACCGAGATCCGCGAGGGCCGGTACCGCCGCGACCTCATGAACACGAACGGGCTAGTCATCACCGATCGCGGCAACCTGGATCCGGTGCTCGTGCGTGACGCGAACATCGTGCTTGTCGGGCGCAACGACACCCGGATGAAGTTCAATCGCCGTCTCCGCGAACACAAAGTCGGCGCCGACCTCGCCGGCAATAATCCGCTGCCAGTCGTCGGCGAGCCGTTGATCTGCCTGCGGAACGACAAGGAGACGAAGATATTCAACGGCGACATTCTCACCGTTTCAAAGAAGCGGGTCGGCAAGAAGTCAATCCAGATGACGATGGAGGACCAGGCAGGCGATCGGTCAGGAATCAAGGTGACAGTGCGCAAGGAGTTCTTCCACGACGATGTCGCTGCAGGAAAGCTGCCATACAAGGAGATCCGCGGAACGCAGCAATTCACCTACGGCTACGCGATCACCTGCCATAAGGCGCAGGGATCACAATGGCGGGACGTTTGCGTCTTCGACGAGTCCAACGTCTTCGGTGACGACCGGGCCCGCTGGCTCTACACGGCCTGCACCCGCGCCGCCGAGCAGCTGACGCTGGTGATATGA
- a CDS encoding ABC transporter ATP-binding protein yields MSTAVLQIEGVSKRFGTMLANDNISLSLAKGEIVALLGENGAGKTTLMNILFGHYVPDTGRVLVDGAELPPGKPRAAIRAGIGMVHQHFALAPNLTVLENVTTGTESLWSLRLKRAQAKAKLIGISQRFGLKVDPDARLGDLSVGEQQRVEILKALYNDARILVLDEPTAVLTQIEAEHLFSTLKDMARQGLSLIFISHKLDEVMSTADRVVVLRGGRHVAERKPSQTSKAELAELMVGRTVERPVRDASTPGEIVLEAAGITVRRGGVDRLKAVDFSLRAGEVLGIIGVSGNGQALLAQLLSGTAARTAGDLRLFGQPVGTLSVADVVSAGIGRIPEDRNAEGAIGEMAVWENAVLERLSGFSRKGLVDRRKGMAFAQKIIDEFDVRGASPASRIRLLSGGNMQKLILGRNLIEHPRILIAAQPARGLDEGAVAAVHHRILEARRQGTAVLLISEDLDEVMALADRIQAIVGGRLSPPIPAQEASARRLGLMMAGEWLGDRAGDGATGRIGNSEGEANHAV; encoded by the coding sequence ATGAGCACAGCGGTTCTTCAGATCGAGGGTGTGAGCAAGCGGTTCGGCACCATGCTGGCCAATGACAATATCTCTCTGTCGCTGGCCAAAGGCGAGATCGTCGCCCTGCTCGGCGAAAACGGCGCCGGCAAGACGACGCTGATGAACATCCTCTTTGGCCATTACGTGCCCGATACCGGCCGCGTGCTGGTTGATGGCGCGGAACTGCCGCCCGGCAAGCCGCGCGCGGCAATTCGCGCCGGGATCGGCATGGTGCACCAGCATTTTGCCCTCGCACCCAATCTGACGGTGCTGGAAAACGTGACGACAGGCACCGAAAGCCTCTGGTCGCTCCGCCTGAAGCGGGCACAGGCCAAGGCAAAGCTGATCGGCATTTCACAGCGCTTCGGCCTGAAGGTCGATCCGGATGCAAGGCTTGGCGATCTTTCGGTCGGCGAGCAGCAGCGTGTGGAAATCCTCAAGGCGCTGTACAATGATGCCAGGATCCTGGTCCTCGACGAGCCGACGGCGGTGTTGACGCAGATCGAGGCCGAGCATCTGTTCTCCACGCTCAAGGACATGGCCCGGCAGGGGCTTTCGCTGATCTTCATCTCGCACAAGCTGGACGAGGTGATGTCGACGGCAGACCGTGTCGTGGTGCTGCGCGGCGGACGTCACGTTGCCGAGCGCAAGCCGTCTCAAACCAGCAAGGCGGAATTGGCCGAACTGATGGTCGGCCGGACCGTGGAGCGGCCCGTCCGCGACGCCTCGACGCCGGGCGAGATCGTGCTGGAAGCAGCAGGGATCACGGTGCGCCGCGGCGGCGTGGACAGGCTCAAAGCGGTGGATTTTTCGCTGCGGGCAGGGGAGGTTCTCGGCATTATCGGTGTTTCCGGCAATGGGCAGGCGCTGCTGGCGCAGCTTCTTTCCGGCACGGCGGCCAGGACGGCGGGCGATCTTCGTCTCTTCGGCCAGCCCGTGGGCACCCTCTCGGTCGCCGATGTCGTCTCCGCCGGGATCGGCCGCATTCCCGAGGACCGCAACGCCGAAGGGGCGATCGGCGAGATGGCGGTCTGGGAAAACGCGGTGCTGGAACGCCTCTCGGGTTTTTCGCGCAAGGGTCTCGTTGACCGCAGGAAAGGCATGGCTTTTGCGCAGAAGATCATCGACGAATTCGACGTGCGCGGCGCAAGCCCGGCCAGCCGCATCCGGCTGCTTTCCGGCGGCAATATGCAAAAGCTCATCCTCGGCCGGAACCTGATCGAGCATCCCCGCATCCTGATTGCCGCACAACCGGCGCGCGGCCTGGATGAAGGCGCGGTGGCCGCCGTGCATCACCGTATCCTGGAGGCACGGAGGCAGGGAACGGCCGTGCTTCTGATTTCGGAGGACCTGGATGAGGTCATGGCGCTTGCCGACCGGATCCAGGCCATTGTCGGCGGCCGTCTGTCGCCGCCGATCCCGGCACAGGAGGCCTCGGCGAGACGGCTTGGCCTGATGATGGCGGGCGAATGGCTCGGTGATCGCGCAGGCGACGGGGCGACGGGCCGGATTGGCAATTCGGAAGGAGAGGCGAACCATGCGGTTTGA
- a CDS encoding toll/interleukin-1 receptor domain-containing protein: protein MANAHHVRWLREGREAWNLRRSTRHFVPILQDANLKGTDLHGYNLRGAQMRNAILAEADLSHADLVGAQLYAADLRRADLTDAQLGGANLAFARLIGADLSGADLGDADFSSADLSRAKLTPSFPLRANFSQSITVLLDVRTTSHDLFVDLSFARGLDQDQLNAMLGDLMTGVPAGLERPSSWIELSSIRHRALQEDSVRDSSPPDEKFVFLSYARADKDLMENVARRILEAGITLWHDAHIFPGDTWREAINSNLQKAAAVLTLWTVNSTESLPVAEEASFGQKAKKLVHARMDDALLPYGFAETQYVDLRAWNNDANDPEFRKLLQALKDKLDPPSPDQIQKRLIDAAPVAAVLENGLVTAKDSPPNAAPPHPDSNDLEALLRAQEVLARKALNALHALDNNLGEGIRFDLSHFVEQVAARPSSWYILDNDISGLKEYLTGDDQPSWPGSTRSMIENLCRNHELLRPRLQPVQPSLSAPEAPLPPPVPDASKVTETVLEEIASKASGIFSGADAEEVLAEPAIRAGTYLAVEIDEARNPLSASDKAEEQRQVRLRKALIALAGFIGTTIASLATGISTNVLTSPEAAKTFLESLKRLFELIVNIFN, encoded by the coding sequence ATGGCGAACGCGCATCATGTCAGATGGCTTCGGGAGGGCAGAGAGGCGTGGAACCTTAGGCGGAGCACTCGGCATTTTGTTCCAATCCTCCAAGATGCTAATCTGAAGGGAACCGATTTACACGGGTATAACCTGCGCGGCGCTCAGATGAGGAACGCGATACTCGCTGAAGCGGACCTTTCGCACGCTGACCTTGTGGGCGCACAGCTTTACGCCGCTGATCTGCGCCGTGCGGATCTTACAGATGCGCAATTGGGAGGCGCAAACCTTGCATTTGCTCGTTTGATTGGCGCTGATCTGTCCGGTGCGGACCTAGGCGACGCTGATTTCAGCTCAGCTGATCTCTCCAGGGCAAAGCTAACGCCTTCATTCCCATTGCGGGCCAACTTTTCTCAGTCAATCACAGTCCTTCTTGACGTGAGAACGACATCTCATGATTTGTTCGTTGATCTTTCCTTCGCGCGAGGACTCGATCAGGACCAGTTGAACGCAATGCTTGGGGACCTTATGACCGGTGTCCCTGCAGGGCTAGAGCGTCCCAGCTCATGGATCGAGTTGTCAAGCATAAGGCATCGTGCGCTGCAAGAAGATAGCGTACGCGACAGCAGCCCCCCTGATGAGAAGTTTGTCTTTCTGTCGTATGCAAGAGCCGACAAAGATTTGATGGAGAATGTGGCTCGTCGTATATTGGAGGCTGGGATTACACTCTGGCATGATGCCCATATATTTCCGGGTGATACTTGGAGAGAGGCGATCAACAGTAATCTGCAGAAAGCGGCTGCAGTTCTGACGCTATGGACAGTGAACAGTACTGAGTCTTTGCCGGTGGCTGAGGAGGCCAGTTTTGGGCAGAAGGCAAAAAAGTTGGTGCATGCGCGTATGGACGACGCACTGTTGCCCTATGGATTTGCAGAGACCCAGTACGTCGATCTAAGGGCCTGGAATAACGATGCAAATGATCCTGAATTCCGAAAGCTGTTGCAGGCGCTGAAGGATAAGCTGGATCCTCCTTCGCCAGACCAAATACAGAAACGGCTTATCGATGCGGCACCGGTAGCTGCGGTGCTTGAGAACGGCTTGGTGACGGCAAAAGACAGCCCACCGAACGCTGCGCCTCCACATCCAGACAGCAATGATTTGGAGGCGCTACTGCGGGCGCAAGAAGTCCTGGCACGAAAGGCACTCAATGCACTTCACGCCCTCGACAACAACCTAGGCGAAGGTATCCGCTTCGATTTGTCTCATTTTGTCGAACAGGTAGCGGCGAGGCCATCCAGCTGGTACATCCTCGATAATGACATCAGCGGCCTTAAGGAATATTTGACCGGCGACGACCAACCGTCATGGCCGGGAAGCACAAGAAGTATGATTGAGAACTTGTGCAGAAATCATGAGTTGCTCCGCCCGCGTTTGCAGCCCGTTCAACCGTCCTTGTCTGCACCAGAAGCACCACTTCCTCCGCCTGTTCCTGATGCTTCCAAAGTAACTGAAACGGTCCTTGAGGAGATCGCTTCGAAAGCGTCGGGCATCTTCTCAGGTGCTGACGCCGAAGAGGTATTAGCAGAACCCGCGATCAGGGCTGGCACCTACCTTGCCGTTGAAATCGATGAAGCACGGAATCCATTAAGTGCAAGCGATAAAGCTGAAGAGCAACGGCAGGTAAGGTTGCGGAAGGCGCTAATAGCTCTAGCTGGATTCATTGGAACTACAATCGCATCATTAGCGACCGGAATATCGACCAACGTCCTTACATCACCAGAAGCGGCGAAGACATTTCTCGAAAGTCTCAAGCGACTATTTGAATTGATTGTGAACATCTTCAATTAG